One Equus caballus isolate H_3958 breed thoroughbred chromosome 17, TB-T2T, whole genome shotgun sequence DNA window includes the following coding sequences:
- the RAB20 gene encoding ras-related protein Rab-20 — MRKPDGKIVLLGDMNVGKTSLLQRYMERRFPDTVSTVGGAFYLKQWRSYNISIWDTAGREQFHGLGSMYCRGAAAVILTYDVNHLQSLVELEERFLGLTDTANADCLFAIVGNKVDLREEGAAESQEEDGHSPGMASGGCASLKVPKQVRPEDAVALYKKILKYKMLDEKDAPAAEQMCFETSAKTGHNVDLLFETLFEMVVPMILRQRSQGPAQTVDITSYKPPGRTKAGCCA; from the exons ATGAGGAAGCCCGACGGGAAGATTGTGCTTTTGGGGGACATGAACGTGGGCAAGACGTCGCTGCTTCAGAGGTACATGGAGCGGCGCTTCCCCGACACGGTCAGCACGGTGGGCGGCGCCTTCTACCTGAAGCAGTGGCGCTCCTACAACATCTCCATCTGGGACACCGCAG GGCGCGAGCAGTTCCATGGCCTGGGCTCCATGTACTGCCGGGGGGCGGCCGCCGTCATCCTCACCTACGAtgtgaaccacctgcagagcctGGTGGAGCTGGAGGAGCGGTTCCTGGGCCTGACGGACACGGCCAATGCCGACTGCCTCTTCGCCATTGTGGGGAACAAGGTGGACctcagggaggagggggctgcgGAGAGCCAGGAGGAGGACGGACACAGCCCCGGGATGGCCAGCGGCGGCTGCGCATCGCTGAAGGTGCCCAAGCAGGTGCGGCCGGAGGACGCCGTGGCGCTTTATAAAAAGATCCTGAAGTACAAGATGCTGGATGAGAAGGACGCGCCGGCCGCTGAGCAGATGTGCTTCGAGACCAGCGCCAAAACTGGGCACAACGTGGACCTGCTGTTTGAAACCTTGTTTGAGATGGTGGTGCCCATGATCCTGAGGCAGAGATCCCAGGGGCCAGCGCAGACTGTCGACATCACCAGTTACAAGCCACCCGGACGGACCAAGGCTGGGTGCTGTGCCTGA